In a genomic window of Methylovirgula sp. 4M-Z18:
- a CDS encoding alpha/beta hydrolase codes for MTSPPAPNFREIATPFGTNRIAFRKRAGTSERPGLVWLGGFKSDMLATKASAIDAYAHDTKRAYLRFDYSGHGESGGKFEDGTIGGWAAEALAMIREETQGPQVLVGSSMGGWIALLVARALAEANEAERLAGLVLIAPAVDFTEALMWAQFPQDVRDEITQTGQWLRPTEYAPDPYPITRALIEDGRKQQLLGSLIRSHCPVHILQGMQDPDVPWRHAMLLIEHMPSDPVTITMVKDGDHRLSRDEDIRALLSAIDGIA; via the coding sequence ATGACCTCTCCCCCGGCTCCCAATTTTCGCGAGATCGCCACGCCCTTCGGTACCAATCGCATCGCGTTCCGCAAACGCGCCGGCACGTCGGAGCGTCCGGGGCTGGTGTGGCTCGGCGGATTCAAGTCCGACATGCTCGCGACCAAAGCCTCGGCCATCGATGCCTATGCGCACGACACCAAGCGCGCCTATCTGCGGTTCGACTATTCCGGCCACGGCGAATCCGGCGGCAAGTTCGAGGACGGCACTATCGGCGGCTGGGCGGCGGAAGCGCTCGCGATGATCCGCGAAGAAACGCAAGGGCCACAAGTTCTCGTCGGCTCGTCGATGGGCGGCTGGATCGCGCTTTTGGTCGCGCGTGCCCTCGCGGAAGCGAACGAGGCGGAACGGCTCGCCGGCCTCGTGCTCATCGCGCCGGCTGTCGATTTCACGGAAGCGCTGATGTGGGCACAATTTCCGCAGGACGTACGCGACGAAATCACGCAAACAGGGCAGTGGCTGCGCCCGACCGAATATGCGCCCGATCCCTACCCGATCACGCGCGCGCTGATCGAGGACGGCCGCAAGCAGCAATTGCTGGGATCGCTCATCCGCTCCCATTGTCCGGTGCATATTCTGCAAGGCATGCAGGACCCCGACGTCCCGTGGCGGCATGCGATGCTGCTCATCGAGCACATGCCGAGCGATCCGGTGACGATCACGATGGTCAAGGACGGCGACCACCGCCTGTCGCGCGATGAAGACATCCGCGCGTTGCTGAGCGCGATCGACGGGATCGCGTGA